TGCCAGTTGCGCTGCCTGTGTGATGGCCCAGCGGTAGACGGTGAGGCCCTCCTGCTCCAGGTGCAGGGAGGGCTCTTCTATTCTGACTGCCTGTGCGAGGCCCGGTACTGAGCCCCAGTGGACCGGCCCGACACCGGGTTCGTCGGTGGCTGTCAGGATTGCCGCGCCGGCTCCGTCTCCGACCAGGACGCAGGTGCTACGGTCGGCCCAGTCGGTGAAGTCGCTGAGTTTTTCCGCTCCGATGACAAGGGCCGTGGTCGCGGACCCTGCCCTGATCGCCTGATCGGCGATGGCCATCGCATGGGTGAAACCGGAACAGGCGGCGTTGACGTCGAAAACGGCCGGTGACCCGGCTCCGATGCTGGCCGAGACCCGGCCAGCGGTGCTTGGGGAACGGTCCTTGGCCGTGACGGTGGCAACGATGATCAGGTCCAGGTCCACGGCGTCCAGCGCGGCGTCCTGAAGGGCGTCCAGTCCGGCCTGGATGGCCAGGTCGGCCACGGATTCGGTGTCCGCGATGCGGCGCGATTCGATGCCCACCCTGCTGCGGATCCATTCGTCACTGGTGTCCACAATCAGGCTCAGTTCACTGTTCGTGAGGATTCTGCCGGGTTGGTAGGATCCGACGCCGACGACACGGGATCCGCGGACAGGCGCGTCCGGCATGCTACGGGGCGGGGACGGGTTCATGGGTGGCTCCTGGTCTGGGTGCGGTATGGCATGACGGTGCCCGTCAGCGCGGGTGAGGGGAAACGTGTTCGGCGATGGCATGCTCCCGGGAGGGGGCGGTGAGTTCTTCGATTCGGGCTGTGAGTTCTTCGATGCGGACTGTGAGCCGGGTGAGTTCTTCGTGCATGGGTGCCTCGACGGCGCCGAGTTCGGCCGCGGTTTCAGCGGCGACGTTTTCGACGAGCCAGGAGGCGACGGCGGCGGTGACTATCCCCAGGACTGCGATGCCGCCGATCATGAGTCCGGCGGCGACGAACCGGCCTAGCTGCGTGACCGGGTAGAAGTCGCCGTAGCCGACAGTGGTGATGGTGGCCACGGCCCACCAGAGGGCGTCGCTGAAAGTGGTGATGTTCGCTCCGGTGGTGTTTTGTTCCACGTCCAGGGCGGCCAGGGCGCCGGCGTAGGTGAGCAGGGCCGCGGCAGAGAGGACATAGGCGATGATCCGGCCCCGCAGGGCGCTCCCGGCGGCGCGGTGCATCAACTGCAGGAGCGTGATCAGACGCAGCAGGCGAAGGGGCCGCAGGACGGGCAGGACCACGATGAGCAGTTCGTGGAGGTTCCGGAGAAACCATCTG
This genomic window from Arthrobacter sp. 24S4-2 contains:
- a CDS encoding beta-ketoacyl-ACP synthase III — translated: MNPSPPRSMPDAPVRGSRVVGVGSYQPGRILTNSELSLIVDTSDEWIRSRVGIESRRIADTESVADLAIQAGLDALQDAALDAVDLDLIIVATVTAKDRSPSTAGRVSASIGAGSPAVFDVNAACSGFTHAMAIADQAIRAGSATTALVIGAEKLSDFTDWADRSTCVLVGDGAGAAILTATDEPGVGPVHWGSVPGLAQAVRIEEPSLHLEQEGLTVYRWAITQAAQLARRTCELAGIRPEDLAAFIPHQANLRIIEPLADQLGIPREITARDVIHSGNTSSASIPIALAKLVRTGEVPPDSPALLFGFGGGFAFAGQVIRTPRNIAAILPAGAPPLF
- a CDS encoding potassium channel family protein, which encodes MRYTTRKPRPVAGTGNDARPGPGDRGAARARQRPGHPALTQQAWRRASEWPLLAAAVLFLAAYSFQVIANLPEARSGAIEAVIWVTWAAFGVDYAMNLLLAPRRGRWFLRNLHELLIVVLPVLRPLRLLRLITLLQLMHRAAGSALRGRIIAYVLSAAALLTYAGALAALDVEQNTTGANITTFSDALWWAVATITTVGYGDFYPVTQLGRFVAAGLMIGGIAVLGIVTAAVASWLVENVAAETAAELGAVEAPMHEELTRLTVRIEELTARIEELTAPSREHAIAEHVSPHPR